Proteins encoded together in one Antennarius striatus isolate MH-2024 chromosome 13, ASM4005453v1, whole genome shotgun sequence window:
- the camlg gene encoding guided entry of tail-anchored proteins factor CAMLG: MEAGRGADDTTGALTAAQRRAEIRRRKLLLNSEDRMNRIVGFAKNGSENAGASRRPTEPHFHLDLDRMEPRSSSSSRPSPFLPEATGHGSRSHNSTPERRASPLKGFLEHHGGSLEDDIGGIRQRPRGERVPEELGGSPRRGLQKYLSRFDDAMKLRGQLANEKPAQDGASDSEEFDPFRVFRLSGSVLLAVFVRLFVCTYLSIFAPFLTLELAYMGLSKYFPKVEKKSQTTMLTAALLLSGIPAEVINRSMDTYRRMGDVFSDLCVYFFTFILSHEILQLVGSETP, encoded by the exons ATGGAGGCCGGGCGGGGCGCAGACGACACGACCGGAGCCCTGACGGCGGCGCAGAGGAGAGCCGAGATCCGGaggaggaagctgctgctgaattCAGAGGACAGGATGAACAGGATCGTTGGCTTCGCCAAGAACGGCTCTGAAAACG CTGGAGCGTCTCGGCGCCCCACAGAACCCCACTTCCACCTGGATCTGGACCGGATGGAGCCGCGCTCGTCCTCTTCTTCTAGACCGTCTCCCTTCCTGCCAGAGGCCACGGGTCACGGCAGCCGGTCCCACAACTCCACCCCGGAGAGACGGGCCTCCCCCCTGAAGGGCTTCCTGGAGCATCACGGAGGTTCTCTGGAGGACGACATCGGAGGGATCCGACAAAGACCGAGGGGGGAGCGGGTTCCCGAAGAGCTCGGCGGTTCTCCTCGCCGGGGCCTCCAGAAGTACCTGTCCCGTTTTGATGATGCCATGAAGCTGAGGGGTCAGCTGGCCAATGAGAAGCCGGCGCAGGACGGCGCGTCGGACTCGGAGGAGTTTGATCCGTTCAGAGTCTTCAGGCTGAGCGGCAGCGTCCTCCTCGCAGTGTTTGTCCGGCTGTTTGTCTGCACGTATCTG TCGATATTTGCTCCATTTCTGACCCTTGAGCTGGCCTACATGGGTTTGTCCAAATATTTTCCAAAG GTGGAGAAGAAGTCCCAGACCACGATGCTGACCGCCGCTCTGCTGCTGTCCGGCATCCCCGCTGAGGTCATCAACCGCTCCATGGACACCTACCGGAGGATGGGCGACGTCTTCTCCGACCTCTGCGTTTACTTCTTCACCTTCATCCTCTCGCATGAGATCCTGCAGCTCGTTGGTTCAGAGACTCCCTGA